In Lycorma delicatula isolate Av1 chromosome 10, ASM4794821v1, whole genome shotgun sequence, a genomic segment contains:
- the LOC142331525 gene encoding fatty acyl-CoA reductase wat-like isoform X1, which produces MNSNLSETPIQQFYSGEIILITGGTGFVGKVIIEKIMRSCPNFKKLHLIVRPKKNKDVKERVKEQFNHFIFSKVNPLMVEKVSFINGDCSKPMLGLSTADQKEIIENVTIIIHSAATVKFDEKIKKAVSINVIATRDLLILSNKIKHLKAFVHISTAYSNCHLSKIKEKVYEPPIDDKQLIIITECLNDQQLDQLTPILLKDCPNTYIYTKRVAESLIKQYGKGLPVIIVRPSIITSSSKEPVPGWIDNLYGTSGVGVGYATGFIRVMECDPNVTADVIPVDMVANIIIASVWNLNCRTKKDSIEDPPTYNMVSGAQNPVTWDNFTKLGKRFWPISIFAYTIPILILVKDKFKFSIFKFFLHYLPALLIDTIAQIFGKEKRLVKISENVDKFTQLISYFCKRQWDFSNKNTQHLWKSLDQKDKEIFPFNVEDINWEEYFYNYMRGIRQYLLKDDLSTIPAAKKRAKWIYLSNYILLIFFIFVFGYITWIAVGFITSFGSIIVALIYDYFTYSSTHLYVIKMKKIMQASLTVLIAYIIKKYLDKYEDDIPVQYISLRSGMFIFDNNNDLNDEYVHD; this is translated from the exons ATGAACTCCAATTTATCAGAAACTccaatacaacaattttataGTGGAGAAATAATACTAATCACTGGGGGTACAGGATTTGTGGGCAAAGTTATCATAGAGAAGATTATGCGATCTtgtccaaattttaaaaagttacactTAATAGTgcgaccaaaaaaaaacaaagatgttaAAGAACGGGTTAAGGAGcaatttaatcatttt atCTTTTCAAAAGTGAATCCGCTTATGGTAGAGAAAGTCTCCTTTATTAATGGTGATTGTAGTAAACCTATGTTAGGCCTTTCAACTGCAGATCAAAAGGAGATTATAGAAAATGTAACTATAATTATTCATTCTGCTGCAACagttaaatttgatgaaaaaatcaaGAAGGCAGTATCTATTAATGTTATTGCTACAAGAGACTtgcttattttatcaaataaaattaaacatttaaag GCATTTGTACACATATCTACAGCTTACTCAAACTgtcatttaagtaaaattaaagaaaaggtttatgAACCACCAATTGATGATAAACAATTAATCATTATAACAGAATGTCTTAATGATCAGCAGTTGGATCAACTTACAcccat ATTGTTAAAGGATTGtcctaatacatacatatatactaaGAGGGTTGCTGAAAGTCTTATTAAACAATATGGTAAAGGACTTCCTGTCATTATTGTAAGGCCCAGCATAA tcacaAGTTCAAGTAAAGAACCTGTCCCAGGTTGGATTGATAATTTGTATGGCACTTCTGGAGTTGGTGTTGGATATGCAACTGGATTTATAAGAGTAATGGAATGTGATCCTAATGTTACAGCTGATGTAATACCTGTTGATATGGTAGCTAACATAATAATTGCTTCTGTATGGAATTTAAATTGCAG aacaAAAAAGGACAGTATTGAAGATCCACCAACGTACAATATGGTTTCAGGCGCACAAAATCCAGTGACATGGGATAATTTCACTAAACTTGGCAAAAGATTCTGGCCAATTTCCATCTTTGCCTATACAATTCCCATTCTCATTTTGGTAAAGGACAAATTTAAattcagcatttttaagttctttctccATTATCTACCAGCATTACTGATAGATACAATTGCACaaatttttggtaaagaaaaaag GCTGGTAAAAATATCAGAGAATGTCGACAAATTTACACAGTTAATATCATATTTCTGTAAAAGACAATGGGATTTTTCTAACAAGAATACTCAACATTTGTGGAAATCATTAGatcaaaaagataaagaaatatttccatttaatgttgaagatattaattgggaagaatatttttataattatatgagaGGAATAAGACAGTATTTATTGAAAGATGATTTATCAACTATTCCAGCTGCAAAGAAAAGGGCAAAGTG gatatatttgtcaaattacatattattaatattcttcatttttgtatttgGGTACATAACATGGATTGCTGTTGGTTTCATTACAAGCTTTGGTTCAATAATTGTAgccttaatttatgattattttacataCAGTTCAAcacatttatatgttataaaaatgaagaaaataatgcaagcttcattaacagttttaatcgcatacattattaaaaaatatttagataaatatgaggatgatataccagttcaatatatttctttaagaagTGGAATGTTTATATTTGATAACAATAATGATCTAAATGATGAATACGTGCATGACTAA
- the LOC142331525 gene encoding fatty acyl-CoA reductase wat-like isoform X2 gives MNSNLSETPIQQFYSGEIILITGGTGFVGKVIIEKIMRSCPNFKKLHLIVRPKKNKDVKERVKEQFNHFIFSKVNPLMVEKVSFINGDCSKPMLGLSTADQKEIIENVTIIIHSAATVKFDEKIKKAVSINVIATRDLLILSNKIKHLKAFVHISTAYSNCHLSKIKEKVYEPPIDDKQLIIITECLNDQQLDQLTPILLKDCPNTYIYTKRVAESLIKQYGKGLPVIIVRPSIITSSSKEPVPGWIDNLYGTSGVGVGYATGFIRVMECDPNVTADVIPVDMVANIIIASVWNLNCRTKKDSIEDPPTYNMVSGAQNPVTWDNFTKLGKRFWPISIFAYTIPILILVKDKFKFSIFKFFLHYLPALLIDTIAQIFGKEKRLVKISENVDKFTQLISYFCKRQWDFSNKNTQHLWKSLDQKDKEIFPFNVEDINWEEYFYNYMRGIRQYLLKDDLSTIPAAKKRAKWWQKMGSIDKWQINLQTDSRDQRWLDMGNWVLVEPAS, from the exons ATGAACTCCAATTTATCAGAAACTccaatacaacaattttataGTGGAGAAATAATACTAATCACTGGGGGTACAGGATTTGTGGGCAAAGTTATCATAGAGAAGATTATGCGATCTtgtccaaattttaaaaagttacactTAATAGTgcgaccaaaaaaaaacaaagatgttaAAGAACGGGTTAAGGAGcaatttaatcatttt atCTTTTCAAAAGTGAATCCGCTTATGGTAGAGAAAGTCTCCTTTATTAATGGTGATTGTAGTAAACCTATGTTAGGCCTTTCAACTGCAGATCAAAAGGAGATTATAGAAAATGTAACTATAATTATTCATTCTGCTGCAACagttaaatttgatgaaaaaatcaaGAAGGCAGTATCTATTAATGTTATTGCTACAAGAGACTtgcttattttatcaaataaaattaaacatttaaag GCATTTGTACACATATCTACAGCTTACTCAAACTgtcatttaagtaaaattaaagaaaaggtttatgAACCACCAATTGATGATAAACAATTAATCATTATAACAGAATGTCTTAATGATCAGCAGTTGGATCAACTTACAcccat ATTGTTAAAGGATTGtcctaatacatacatatatactaaGAGGGTTGCTGAAAGTCTTATTAAACAATATGGTAAAGGACTTCCTGTCATTATTGTAAGGCCCAGCATAA tcacaAGTTCAAGTAAAGAACCTGTCCCAGGTTGGATTGATAATTTGTATGGCACTTCTGGAGTTGGTGTTGGATATGCAACTGGATTTATAAGAGTAATGGAATGTGATCCTAATGTTACAGCTGATGTAATACCTGTTGATATGGTAGCTAACATAATAATTGCTTCTGTATGGAATTTAAATTGCAG aacaAAAAAGGACAGTATTGAAGATCCACCAACGTACAATATGGTTTCAGGCGCACAAAATCCAGTGACATGGGATAATTTCACTAAACTTGGCAAAAGATTCTGGCCAATTTCCATCTTTGCCTATACAATTCCCATTCTCATTTTGGTAAAGGACAAATTTAAattcagcatttttaagttctttctccATTATCTACCAGCATTACTGATAGATACAATTGCACaaatttttggtaaagaaaaaag GCTGGTAAAAATATCAGAGAATGTCGACAAATTTACACAGTTAATATCATATTTCTGTAAAAGACAATGGGATTTTTCTAACAAGAATACTCAACATTTGTGGAAATCATTAGatcaaaaagataaagaaatatttccatttaatgttgaagatattaattgggaagaatatttttataattatatgagaGGAATAAGACAGTATTTATTGAAAGATGATTTATCAACTATTCCAGCTGCAAAGAAAAGGGCAAAGTG GTGGCAAAAGATGGGATCAATTGACAAATGGCAGATAAACCTACAGACTGATTCCAGAGACCAGAGATGGCTGGACATGGGGAACTGGGTATTGGTTGAACCAGCTTCTTAA